The genomic interval CTTTATCTTCTTCATGGCAGcgttattaaaatatgaattgttCTCGAGCAAAGATTAAGGACCACATGTTGTTTGGCTCCTTTTCACATCATGCTGTGAGGGGACATACAGGTTAAGTCATTTGGTAATctgtttgtactttttaatcatttttctctttataCATTGATCTATACTGGGGGATTTAGTTCTCACCATGTAATTTAGTTCAAGATCCCTCTTGTTTCCTGCACTtcatttgtgtaaaatatgtaCAGAATGTTAGACTGGAGTTTTTGTTCTGCAATTGTAAGAATAATTTAGTTTCTGTATAACTCCCAAAACCCTATTTAGATTATTGATAATGGTCTTTTAACCTTTTTGGTCAAAATCGTCCCAAACTATAAGGAAAGTCACTATGCattgtacattttcttgtatGTGAATGATTTTAAGGCAAATGAGCACAAAATGCGAGAATCTTTTCTTATAACATCATATCTGGTTTGATTGAGgtgaggagaagaaaaacatatacaaatgtataaatatgatattataattataatttgaACATAGAAAGCATGTTTGCATATTTGACGTTGTTGATATGGCCACCTACATGTTAGTCCTTGGTTACCCATCGTAGTTCGCTCTTGACGTTCTGCAGCTCTGACAGGTTAACAGCAGGACCGGGCAGTTTTACCGCGCCCGGCATGGCCTTCTTCTCCTCTGGCGTCTGGGCTGCGGCGATGGGCTCCTCTGGTAAAGGAGCCTGgggataaaaaaataaaacagaagtatTATTATGAATACTGTTATTCTTTTGGAAGATGATGATAAGTTCGAGGAAAAAATAGGGAAATAGCTTGCTGTTTCTTCAAAATTCACTACGCTTAGCAACATTTACTTTATCAAAACAGTAGTTTTACCATTACCACCAAGATGGTATGACAATTGTTTTA from Eleginops maclovinus isolate JMC-PN-2008 ecotype Puerto Natales chromosome 21, JC_Emac_rtc_rv5, whole genome shotgun sequence carries:
- the smpx gene encoding small muscular protein isoform X2; translated protein: MSKPSSNVKALQANLNIPMGALRPGAGHPVKRREETVDIEEAPLPEEPIAAAQTPEEKKAMPGAVKLPGPAVNLSELQNVKSELRWVTKD